One region of Myxococcales bacterium genomic DNA includes:
- a CDS encoding ATP-binding cassette domain-containing protein, whose amino-acid sequence MIAVKNLTKRYGEVVAVDDISFQISKGEVVGFLGPNGAGKTTTMRMITGYLGADGGSVEIDGKPFHDDPAAAKSKIGYLPENNPLYDDMTVLEYLDFVAEMRGMKPAKRASAVQRNVKTYGLTEMAAKDIGELSKGYRQRVGLAQASLADPPIMILDEPTSGLDPNQIIEIRNLIREIGKTKTVILSTHNLGEVEATCSRVLIISGGKLIADDTPEALESRVTVALLYARLKGDGDLAAGLQALPGVAGVEERERDGDWRIFALKVDPRGEVAERVFDLCVANRWKLSELRKESTSLENVFTQMTRR is encoded by the coding sequence ATGATCGCGGTCAAGAACCTGACCAAACGTTATGGGGAGGTTGTGGCGGTCGACGACATCTCCTTCCAGATTTCGAAGGGCGAGGTCGTCGGTTTTCTGGGCCCGAACGGCGCCGGAAAAACCACCACCATGCGGATGATCACCGGCTATCTGGGCGCCGACGGCGGCTCGGTCGAGATCGACGGCAAACCGTTTCACGACGATCCCGCCGCCGCGAAGAGCAAAATCGGTTACCTGCCCGAGAACAATCCGCTCTACGACGACATGACCGTGCTCGAATACCTCGATTTCGTCGCCGAGATGCGCGGCATGAAGCCCGCCAAACGGGCGTCGGCCGTGCAGCGGAACGTGAAGACCTACGGCCTGACCGAAATGGCGGCGAAGGATATCGGCGAATTGTCGAAAGGCTACCGGCAGCGCGTCGGCCTGGCGCAAGCCTCGCTGGCCGATCCGCCGATCATGATCCTCGACGAGCCGACCAGCGGCCTGGACCCCAACCAGATCATCGAAATCCGCAACCTGATTCGCGAAATCGGCAAAACGAAAACCGTCATTCTCTCCACCCACAACCTCGGCGAGGTGGAGGCGACCTGCTCCCGCGTACTAATCATCAGCGGCGGCAAGCTGATCGCCGACGACACCCCGGAAGCGCTGGAAAGCCGGGTCACGGTGGCGCTGCTCTACGCGCGGCTCAAGGGCGACGGCGACCTGGCGGCCGGATTGCAAGCGCTGCCCGGAGTCGCCGGCGTCGAGGAGCGGGAGCGCGACGGCGACTGGCGGATTTTCGCGCTGAAGGTCGATCCGCGCGGCGAAGTGGCCGAACGGGTCTTCGATCTTTGCGTCGCCAACCGCTGGAAGCTGTCGGAGCTGCGCAAGGAATCGACGTCCCTGGAAAACGTCTTCACGCAGATGACACGGAGGTAG
- a CDS encoding ABC transporter permease subunit: MARIWALYKKEVRTYFNSPIAYIVLTVLLIGVGYFFFQTFFAGEQATLRFFFRVAAWSFLLFGPAVTMKLLAEEKKTGAIEPLLTLPLREWEVVLGKFFAGWTLLAIYLLITLVYPISIAFIGKLDFGPLAGGYLGLFFLGGTFVALGMFASAISRNQVISLIVAFVIAMMLFVMDLLLPFLPPSWQNVVQFIGVDSHFSNISRGVVDTRDLVYSCSLMAFFLFLSAQALQTRLSDHSKKWRLNRVLYIGAAAGCLIALNAISFLANGRVDLTEDKQFTLSESSRDLLHELDDQLTITAYFSRELPPPANNNTAVVRDLLEEYRTASDGKVTYNFVDPDTPGKDGQPDQALIAQAQAAGIPKIDMRAFRKDQVQMVKVYLGIALQYGDKTESLPVVQNLDNLEYDLTSRISKMLREKTPTLAFLSGNGAFTSAEGLGRVAGALKDKFTVKDADLSKGDEALKDVDVLVVAGPKQPLPQNVLFAIDNFIMQGHRVAFLVDKAILDPKSLIGRPFSSGLEELLKAYGVEFNPSLILDQNSERVAVSRQSNGFTIQSMVQFPLIVHVQDLAKDTPITKNLNGFALPFAAPIELTRKDGVETHIIARSSPRSWLFTFQDSFLADPQALPVPEESDFVGPQNLVVTLEGTFPSAFVEQPLPIAEDGTSPADNVTPKSAPTRLAVVGSSWWAADMMPNPLNQLLFSNLADWLVQDERLMSIRTRSIENRPLKPLGDTARAVFKYGNMLAPPLLLVAFGLLRWRLRLRKKSRGLSAFLRTGGKEE, from the coding sequence ATGGCACGCATTTGGGCGCTCTACAAAAAGGAAGTCCGCACCTACTTCAACTCGCCGATCGCCTACATCGTGTTGACGGTGTTGCTGATCGGCGTCGGCTACTTCTTTTTCCAGACGTTCTTCGCCGGCGAACAGGCGACGCTCCGCTTCTTCTTCCGCGTCGCCGCCTGGTCGTTCCTGCTCTTCGGCCCCGCGGTCACGATGAAGCTGCTGGCCGAGGAAAAGAAGACCGGCGCCATCGAACCGCTGCTGACCCTGCCGCTCCGCGAATGGGAAGTCGTGCTCGGCAAGTTCTTCGCCGGCTGGACCCTGCTGGCGATCTACCTGTTGATCACCCTGGTCTATCCGATCAGCATCGCCTTTATCGGCAAGCTCGATTTCGGCCCGCTGGCCGGCGGCTACCTGGGCCTGTTTTTCCTCGGCGGCACGTTCGTGGCCCTGGGCATGTTCGCCTCGGCCATCTCGCGCAATCAGGTCATCAGCCTAATCGTCGCCTTCGTCATCGCCATGATGCTGTTCGTCATGGATTTGCTGCTGCCCTTCCTGCCGCCCTCCTGGCAGAACGTGGTGCAGTTCATCGGCGTGGATTCGCACTTTTCGAACATCAGCCGCGGCGTCGTGGACACGCGCGACCTGGTGTATTCCTGCTCGCTGATGGCCTTCTTCCTGTTCCTGTCCGCCCAGGCGCTGCAAACGCGGCTGAGCGATCACTCTAAAAAATGGCGGCTCAACCGGGTGCTGTACATCGGCGCCGCCGCCGGCTGTCTGATCGCCCTCAACGCGATTTCCTTCCTGGCCAACGGGCGCGTCGACCTGACAGAAGACAAGCAGTTCACGCTGTCGGAATCGAGCCGCGACCTGTTGCACGAACTGGACGATCAACTGACCATCACCGCCTACTTCTCGCGCGAGCTGCCGCCGCCGGCCAACAACAACACGGCCGTGGTGCGCGACCTGCTCGAGGAATACCGGACGGCGAGCGACGGCAAGGTGACTTACAACTTCGTCGACCCGGATACCCCCGGCAAGGACGGCCAGCCCGATCAGGCGCTGATCGCCCAGGCCCAGGCGGCCGGCATCCCGAAAATCGACATGCGGGCCTTCCGTAAGGACCAGGTGCAGATGGTCAAGGTCTATCTCGGCATCGCGCTGCAATACGGCGACAAGACCGAGTCGCTGCCCGTGGTGCAAAACCTCGACAACCTCGAATACGACCTGACCAGCCGCATCAGCAAAATGCTGCGCGAAAAAACGCCCACCCTGGCCTTCCTGTCCGGCAACGGCGCCTTTACCTCCGCCGAGGGGCTGGGCCGGGTCGCCGGCGCGCTGAAGGACAAATTCACCGTCAAGGACGCGGACCTTTCCAAAGGTGACGAAGCCTTGAAAGACGTCGACGTGCTGGTGGTCGCCGGTCCGAAGCAACCCCTGCCGCAAAACGTCCTCTTCGCGATCGATAATTTCATCATGCAGGGCCATCGGGTCGCCTTCCTGGTGGATAAAGCGATTCTCGACCCGAAATCGCTGATCGGGCGGCCGTTCAGCAGCGGCCTCGAGGAACTCCTCAAGGCTTACGGCGTCGAGTTCAACCCGTCGCTCATCCTGGATCAAAACTCCGAGCGCGTGGCCGTCAGCCGCCAATCGAACGGTTTCACCATCCAGTCCATGGTCCAGTTCCCGCTGATCGTTCACGTTCAGGATTTGGCGAAAGACACGCCGATCACCAAAAACCTCAACGGCTTCGCCCTACCGTTCGCCGCGCCGATCGAGTTGACGCGCAAGGACGGTGTCGAAACGCACATCATCGCCCGCAGCTCGCCGCGCAGTTGGCTGTTCACTTTCCAAGACTCGTTCCTCGCGGATCCGCAGGCCCTGCCGGTGCCGGAGGAAAGCGATTTCGTCGGCCCGCAAAATCTGGTGGTGACCCTGGAAGGCACGTTCCCCAGCGCGTTCGTGGAGCAGCCCCTGCCGATTGCCGAGGACGGCACCTCGCCGGCCGACAACGTCACGCCGAAAAGCGCGCCGACCCGCCTGGCCGTGGTCGGCTCGTCGTGGTGGGCGGCCGACATGATGCCCAATCCGCTCAACCAGCTCCTGTTCTCCAACCTCGCCGACTGGCTGGTGCAGGACGAACGATTGATGAGCATTCGCACCCGCAGCATCGAAAACCGGCCGCTCAAGCCCCTCGGCGACACCGCGCGGGCCGTTTTCAAGTACGGCAACATGCTGGCGCCGCCGCTGCTGCTCGTGGCGTTCGGTCTGCTTCGCTGGCGCTTGCGCCTGCGGAAGAAAAGCCGCGGTCTGTCGGCCTTTCTGCGCACCGGCGGAAAGGAGGAGTAA